The Prionailurus bengalensis isolate Pbe53 unplaced genomic scaffold, Fcat_Pben_1.1_paternal_pri Un_scaffold_49, whole genome shotgun sequence genome includes a region encoding these proteins:
- the LOC122478317 gene encoding cationic amino acid transporter 3-like, which translates to MLCQTLHRFGLKLVCRRTLEEEEQKLESNRRLNTLDLVALGVGRIIGAGVYVLAGEVVSNQAGPSIVVSFLVAGLSSVFAGLCYAEFSAQVPHSGSAYLYTFVTIGELWAFIVGWNLILSYVACVVTVIQAWTLTFHNLFGKQISQTLHESVSQSVSQILGDKLGYFVVLFCLMEIQYLKFCGFFLVTKVMTLVKLLLLSFVIISGFIKGDLHNWNLTEEDYAKAGLNDTSGLGPLGSGGFVPFGFQGILRGSATCFYAFIGFSIIVTRIKETQNPQRSIPMGIMISLFLCFLGYFGVSAALTLMVPYYHLKTGSTLPEVFLHIGWTPAYHVVAFGFLCSFPGIFYDFISPIRLVIYTMAQDGLLFPVLAKIHTGTYTSVVADTIFGITAAIMVFFFGLTDLMDLSSTGTLISYFLVAFCVLVTRYQPDRRTEENEAEVQQQNIPAAERLTLQGLLFTSSSTPTPLSGRVVYVCSSLLVLLLILLCLMLAHWPVLLSGDPVWISVVVVLVVLITGITGVIWRQPQNSSPLHFKVPALPLVPLLSIFVNVYLMMQMSAGTWAQFGVWMLIGFVMYFAYGIQHSLVT; encoded by the coding sequence ATGCTGTGCCAGACTCTTCACAGATTTGGTCTAAAGCTGGTATGCAGACGTACACTGGAGGAAGAAGAGCAAAAGTTGGAATCTAACAGAAGACTGAACACTCTGGACTTAGTGGCCCTGGGTGTAGGCCGCATAATTGGTGCAGGTGTGTATGTCCTGGCTGGCGAGGTGGTCAGCAATCAAGCAGGACCATCTATAGTGGTTAGCTTCTTGGTGGCTGGCCTGTCTTCTGTATTTGCTGGGCTATGCTATGCTGAGTTTAGTGCTCAGGTTCCCCATTCTGGATCTGCATATCTCTACACCTTTGTCACTATAGGTGAACTCTGGGCTTTCATCGTTGGCTGGAACCTCATCCTCTCCTATGTTGCTTGTGTAGTCACTGTGATTCAGGCCTGGACCTTAACTTTTCACAACCTGTTTGGGAAGCAGATCTCTCAGACCCTGCATGAGAGCGTCTCACAGAGTGTTTCCCAAATCCTTGGAGACAAGCTAGGCTACTTTGTGGTTCTGTTTTGTCTTATGGAAATTCAATATCTGAAATTTTGTGGGTTCTTCCTGGTTACCAAAGTGATGACATTGGTGAAACTTTTGCTTCTCAGTTTTGTCATCATCTCTGGCTTCATTAAGGGGGACCTCCACAACTGGAATCTCACAGAAGAGGACTACGCAAAGGCTGGACTCAATGACACCTCTGGCTTGGGCCCTCTGGGCTCTGGAGGATTTGTGCCTTTTGGTTTCCAGGGGATTCTCCGTGGATCAGCTACctgtttctatgcatttataGGTTTCAGCATTATTGTTACCAGAATCAAGGAAACCCAGAATCCCCAGCGTTCCATCCCAATGGGCATTATGATTTCACTGTTCCTCTGCTTTTTGGGGTATTTTGGTGTCTCTGCAGCACTTACACTTATGGTGCCTTACTACCACCTTAAAACTGGGAGCACCTTGCCTGAGGTGTTTCTTCATATTGGTTGGACCCCTGCTTACCATGTTGTAGCTTTTGGATTTCTCTGTAGTTTTCCCGGCATTTTCTATGACTTTATATCCCCCATACGTCTGGTAATATACACGATGGCACAGGATGGCCTCCTGTTCCCTGTCCTTGCCAAGATCCATACTGGCACATACACCTCCGTTGTGGCTGATACGATATTTGGCATTACTGCAGCGatcatggtatttttctttggaCTTACTGATCTTATGGACCTCAGTTCAACTGGGACCCTGATATCTTATTTCCTGGTAGCTTTCTGTGTTCTCGTTACCAGGTATCAGCCTGATAGGAGGactgaggaaaatgaagcagaggTGCAGCAGCAGAACATACCTGCAGCAGAGAGGCTGACTCTACAGGGACTACTTTTCACAAGCAGCTCCACCCCCACTCCGCTCTCTGGCCGGGTTGTCTATGTTTGCTCCTCACTGCTTGTTCTGCTGCTCATTCTTCTGTGCCTCATGTTGGCCCATTGGCCAGTTCTGCTTTCTGGAGACCCAGTGTGGATTTCAGTGGTTGTGGTGCTCGTGGTGCTCATCACTGGGATCACCGGGGTCATCTGGAGACAGCCACAGAACTCCAGTCCCCTTCACTTTAaggtccctgctctgcctcttGTCCCACTACTGAGCATCTTTGTGAATGTTTACCTTATGATGCAGATGTCAGCTGGCACCTGGGCCCAATTTGGTGTCTGGATGCTGATTGGGTTTGTCATGTACTTCGCCTATGGGATCCAGCACAGCCTGGTTACTTAA